The proteins below are encoded in one region of Metabacillus dongyingensis:
- a CDS encoding M23 family metallopeptidase, with translation MFKRINGSFGNNTQYTNNNIMKKAFFSLAFAGGLSLGIGSASAEEKLETVYHVYLDGDLAGTVDSQQLIDDLSKQKIDEAKKNYKDYQLTVEEIEIIPEQMFRPVSNNDETLNKLNEELDVVAVAASIKVNDKNVAYFKNKEEAESVLNKFKGKYVSEEVLKQLDTLKDSTVPLQPIKENQSRILDVSFSDKVSVTEEKVSPDKLITAEEGLKLLEKGTLEEKKHKVNDTDVLSEVAADYKLSLEDLLALNPSLKDEDVIKPGEELNVKEYKPFTNVLVKEEVSKKEAIAYETEVIEDSTMFKGDKETKQEGKDGQKLLNYIVFKENGNEVKRETTKDETLTEPVKEIIVKGTKIVPSRGNGSLAWPAVGGYVSSKLGTRWGKMHKGIDIARPSDRTIKAADNGKIISAGNSGAYGNKVEIDHGNGMVTAYAHLDSISVSVGQTVSQGQKIGVMGSTGRSTGVHLHFEVYQNGKLKNPLDYVKK, from the coding sequence ATACAAATAACAACATAATGAAGAAGGCTTTTTTTAGTTTGGCATTTGCTGGAGGTCTGTCATTAGGCATTGGATCAGCATCTGCAGAAGAAAAACTTGAAACCGTTTATCATGTCTATTTAGATGGAGATCTAGCTGGTACAGTAGACAGTCAGCAGTTAATTGATGACCTTTCAAAGCAGAAAATTGATGAGGCCAAAAAGAACTATAAAGATTATCAATTAACGGTTGAAGAAATTGAAATCATCCCTGAACAAATGTTTCGTCCTGTTTCGAATAATGATGAAACGTTAAACAAACTGAATGAAGAACTTGATGTTGTGGCAGTAGCTGCTTCCATTAAAGTAAACGATAAAAACGTTGCTTACTTCAAAAACAAAGAAGAAGCCGAAAGCGTATTGAATAAATTTAAAGGCAAATATGTTTCAGAGGAAGTTTTAAAGCAGCTGGATACACTAAAAGATTCCACCGTGCCTCTGCAGCCTATTAAAGAAAACCAATCACGTATATTAGACGTTTCCTTTTCTGATAAAGTTTCAGTAACTGAAGAAAAAGTTTCTCCCGACAAGCTGATTACTGCTGAGGAAGGCTTAAAGCTTCTTGAAAAAGGAACACTTGAAGAGAAAAAGCATAAAGTCAATGATACAGATGTACTCAGTGAAGTAGCTGCTGATTATAAGCTTTCTTTAGAAGATTTGCTAGCACTGAATCCAAGTCTAAAAGATGAAGATGTCATTAAGCCTGGAGAAGAATTGAATGTAAAAGAGTATAAACCATTTACAAATGTACTTGTAAAAGAAGAAGTATCAAAGAAAGAAGCAATTGCCTATGAAACAGAAGTGATTGAAGATTCTACTATGTTCAAAGGCGACAAGGAAACGAAGCAAGAAGGTAAAGACGGTCAAAAGCTGTTAAATTATATTGTTTTTAAAGAAAATGGCAATGAAGTGAAACGTGAAACCACAAAAGATGAAACCCTTACTGAACCAGTAAAAGAAATTATCGTCAAAGGCACGAAAATCGTTCCTTCACGCGGAAACGGTTCATTAGCATGGCCCGCTGTAGGCGGATATGTTTCAAGCAAGCTTGGAACCCGCTGGGGGAAAATGCATAAAGGGATAGATATTGCCCGTCCAAGCGATCGTACGATTAAAGCTGCCGACAATGGAAAAATAATTTCTGCAGGCAACTCTGGAGCTTATGGAAATAAAGTTGAAATTGACCATGGCAATGGAATGGTAACGGCTTATGCTCACTTAGACTCTATTTCGGTTTCAGTAGGTCAAACAGTATCTCAAGGACAAAAAATCGGTGTGATGGGATCTACTGGACGTTCTACCGGTGTTCATTTGCACTTCGAAGTTTACCAGAATGGAAAATTGAAAAATCCGCTTGATTACGTGAAAAAATAA
- the walK gene encoding cell wall metabolism sensor histidine kinase WalK yields the protein MNKVGFFRSIHFKFVMVYVLLIMIAMQIIGVYFVQQLERSLTENFNTSITQRINFINYSIEQEMTKERTEDSADTFPTLEEDITAILKDFAKDEIQEIRVIDKNSRVIATSDPNNSDIIGKRTTEVLVKRTLVFEKPDEKVYIERDTSRRVWISSTPIKNIDQETIGALYLVASMEEVFSQMRVINGILATGTGISLAITAILGVFLARTITRPMSDMRKQAIELAKGNFSRKVRVYGEDEIGQLAITFNNLTDKLEEAQASTEGERKKLASVIAHMTDGVIATNRTGEVILVNNPALEMLNVSRETVYEVPITKILGIEDEYTFDSLIEQQDSLILDASTEDKPYILRVNFSVIQKEQKWNNGLIAVIYDITEQEKIDEERREFVANVSHELRTPLTTMRSYLEALADGAWEDKEIAPQFLNVTQNETERMIRLVNDLLQLSKLDSKDYRFNKEWINFTNFFNQIIDRFEMTKEQHVTFLRKLPEEKLYVDIDPDKITQVLDNIISNALKYSPEGGLITFKAEVHEDKLQISVTDQGMGIPKGTENKIFERFYRVDKARTRKLGGTGLGLAIAKEMIGAHDGEIWAKSVEGKGTTILFTLPFTRDQEDDWDES from the coding sequence ATGAATAAAGTAGGTTTTTTTAGATCAATTCATTTTAAATTCGTCATGGTTTATGTGCTTCTGATCATGATTGCCATGCAGATCATTGGAGTCTATTTTGTACAGCAGCTTGAGAGATCTTTAACAGAAAACTTTAACACCTCCATTACACAAAGAATTAATTTCATTAATTACAGCATAGAACAGGAAATGACAAAAGAACGAACAGAAGATTCTGCAGACACATTTCCGACACTAGAAGAGGATATCACGGCTATTTTAAAGGATTTTGCAAAGGATGAAATTCAGGAAATTAGAGTCATTGATAAAAATAGCCGCGTAATCGCTACATCAGATCCGAATAATAGTGATATTATCGGGAAAAGGACGACTGAAGTTCTCGTAAAGCGGACGCTTGTATTCGAAAAGCCTGATGAAAAAGTCTATATTGAACGTGATACAAGCAGACGAGTATGGATTTCATCAACCCCTATTAAAAATATAGACCAAGAAACCATTGGTGCTCTTTACCTAGTCGCTTCCATGGAAGAAGTCTTTTCTCAAATGCGGGTGATTAATGGAATCCTGGCTACTGGGACAGGTATTTCCTTGGCAATTACCGCTATTCTGGGTGTATTCCTTGCACGTACTATTACAAGGCCAATGTCTGATATGAGAAAACAGGCGATTGAGCTTGCTAAGGGCAATTTCTCCAGAAAAGTTAGAGTATACGGCGAGGATGAAATTGGCCAGCTTGCAATCACGTTTAATAATCTGACGGATAAACTTGAAGAAGCACAAGCATCTACAGAAGGAGAACGCAAGAAGCTGGCATCTGTTATTGCGCATATGACAGATGGCGTCATCGCAACAAATCGAACTGGGGAAGTCATACTAGTTAACAATCCTGCCCTGGAAATGCTTAATGTTTCACGTGAAACTGTTTATGAGGTGCCGATTACTAAAATCCTTGGAATTGAAGATGAGTATACGTTTGATAGTTTGATTGAACAGCAGGACTCACTTATTTTAGATGCAAGTACTGAAGATAAGCCGTACATCCTGAGAGTTAACTTCTCAGTTATTCAAAAAGAGCAAAAATGGAATAATGGTCTGATTGCCGTTATTTATGATATTACTGAACAGGAAAAAATTGATGAGGAAAGACGTGAATTTGTAGCAAACGTATCTCATGAACTCAGAACACCGCTTACGACGATGAGAAGCTACTTAGAAGCACTTGCCGATGGAGCCTGGGAAGACAAAGAAATTGCTCCTCAATTTTTAAACGTCACTCAAAATGAGACAGAACGAATGATTCGTCTTGTTAATGATCTGCTGCAGCTTTCAAAACTGGACAGCAAAGATTATCGCTTCAATAAAGAATGGATTAACTTTACCAATTTCTTCAATCAGATTATTGATCGCTTTGAGATGACAAAGGAACAGCACGTGACTTTTTTGCGCAAGCTGCCCGAGGAAAAACTTTATGTGGACATTGATCCTGATAAGATTACTCAAGTGCTGGATAACATTATTTCCAATGCTCTCAAATATTCACCAGAGGGCGGTCTGATAACTTTTAAGGCTGAAGTTCATGAGGATAAGCTTCAAATCAGCGTAACAGACCAGGGGATGGGAATTCCAAAAGGAACTGAGAACAAGATATTTGAGCGTTTTTACCGTGTAGACAAAGCGCGGACAAGAAAGCTCGGTGGAACAGGTCTCGGCCTTGCTATAGCAAAAGAGATGATCGGTGCGCATGACGGGGAAATATGGGCGAAAAGTGTGGAAGGAAAAGGGACAACGATCTTATTTACTCTTCCATTTACCCGGGATCAAGAGGATGATTGGGATGAATCGTGA
- a CDS encoding S1C family serine protease, with the protein MGYYDQDYEQYNRRQKGNRGGKFLPGLLGAILGGLLVIFSIPVLANMDILPYDLALGDDEENGEDQTPNATEPSKNISVDVSTAVTQAVDKVSKAVVGVVNIQEAGFWNEKGEAGTGSGVIYKKEGGNAFVVTNYHVIAGAAQIELSLSDGTRVPAEVLGSDELMDLAVLRTESKQVEQVAEFANSDNVKPGEPVIAIGNPLGLQFSGSVTQGIISGTERAIPVDSNNDGEVDWNAEVLQTDAAINPGNSGGALVNIDGQLIGINSMKIAQSAVEGIGLAIPINLAAPIIDDLEKYGEVRRPFLGIGMRSLNEVSSYHWEQTLKLPDKVRSGVVVMSVNPVSPAGQAGLKELDVITEFDGQEVKDIIDLRKQLYKKAVGESIELIFYRAGKEQSVKLKLGEEQEG; encoded by the coding sequence ATGGGGTATTACGATCAGGACTATGAACAGTATAATCGAAGACAAAAGGGAAACCGGGGCGGGAAGTTTCTGCCAGGCCTGCTTGGCGCTATTTTGGGAGGTCTTCTTGTCATTTTTTCCATTCCGGTGCTTGCAAATATGGACATCCTTCCATATGATCTTGCTTTAGGAGATGACGAAGAAAACGGTGAGGATCAGACTCCAAACGCAACCGAACCTTCCAAAAACATTTCAGTCGATGTAAGCACGGCTGTTACCCAAGCTGTCGACAAAGTCTCAAAAGCTGTCGTTGGCGTGGTTAATATTCAGGAAGCAGGTTTCTGGAATGAAAAAGGCGAAGCGGGAACAGGATCAGGTGTTATTTACAAAAAAGAAGGCGGCAATGCTTTTGTTGTCACCAATTATCATGTAATCGCCGGAGCTGCCCAGATCGAACTTAGCTTAAGTGATGGAACCCGTGTACCTGCTGAAGTTTTAGGAAGCGATGAGCTGATGGATTTGGCCGTTCTCCGAACAGAAAGCAAACAAGTGGAGCAAGTCGCGGAATTCGCTAATTCCGACAATGTGAAGCCTGGAGAACCTGTCATTGCCATTGGTAATCCGTTAGGCCTTCAATTTTCAGGATCTGTCACACAGGGTATCATTTCTGGTACAGAAAGAGCGATTCCGGTTGATTCCAATAACGATGGCGAGGTTGACTGGAATGCAGAAGTTCTTCAGACTGATGCAGCCATCAACCCTGGAAACAGCGGCGGAGCGCTCGTAAATATCGACGGACAATTAATTGGCATTAACTCAATGAAGATTGCCCAATCAGCAGTAGAAGGCATCGGGCTTGCTATTCCGATCAATCTTGCTGCTCCAATCATTGATGACTTAGAAAAGTACGGAGAAGTCAGACGCCCGTTCCTTGGCATTGGCATGCGTTCTTTAAATGAAGTATCAAGCTATCATTGGGAACAAACACTGAAGCTTCCGGATAAAGTACGGTCAGGTGTAGTGGTCATGAGCGTAAATCCGGTCTCACCGGCAGGCCAGGCTGGACTGAAAGAGCTTGATGTTATTACGGAATTCGATGGCCAAGAAGTAAAAGACATTATCGACCTTAGAAAACAGTTATATAAAAAAGCTGTTGGAGAAAGTATAGAACTTATTTTTTACCGGGCAGGAAAAGAACAATCGGTTAAGCTTAAGCTGGGAGAAGAACAGGAGGGTTAA
- the yycF gene encoding response regulator YycF has protein sequence MEKKILVVDDEKPIADILQFNLKKEGYEVFCAYDGNEALEMVEEIQPDLILLDIMLPNKDGMEVCREVRKKHEIPIIMLTAKDSEIDKVLGLELGADDYVTKPFSTRELLARVKANLRRLQALPPEQQTDKNEIEIGSLTIHPDAYVVSKRGETIELTHREFELLHYLAKHIGQVMTREHLLQTVWGYDYFGDVRTVDVTVRRLREKIEDNPSHPTWIVTRRGVGYYLRNPEQE, from the coding sequence ATGGAAAAGAAAATCTTAGTTGTTGATGATGAAAAGCCGATTGCAGACATTCTGCAATTTAACTTAAAAAAAGAGGGTTATGAAGTATTTTGTGCCTATGATGGAAATGAAGCACTGGAAATGGTAGAAGAAATTCAGCCTGATCTCATCCTTTTAGATATTATGCTTCCGAATAAAGATGGAATGGAAGTATGCCGTGAAGTCCGGAAAAAACACGAAATTCCAATTATCATGCTGACAGCAAAAGATTCTGAAATTGATAAAGTGCTTGGACTTGAACTGGGCGCAGATGACTATGTAACAAAACCGTTCAGCACCAGAGAGCTTTTAGCTCGCGTAAAAGCCAATTTAAGAAGATTGCAGGCTCTTCCTCCAGAACAGCAAACAGATAAAAATGAAATTGAAATCGGTTCATTAACGATTCATCCTGATGCGTATGTCGTCTCTAAACGAGGTGAAACAATTGAACTGACTCATCGTGAGTTTGAATTGCTTCACTATTTAGCCAAACATATCGGACAAGTCATGACGCGCGAACACCTTCTTCAAACCGTTTGGGGCTATGATTATTTTGGTGACGTCCGCACTGTAGATGTGACTGTTCGCAGACTTAGGGAGAAAATCGAAGATAACCCGAGTCATCCGACTTGGATTGTGACACGAAGAGGTGTCGGGTATTACTTGCGAAACCCTGAACAGGAGTAG
- a CDS encoding two-component system regulatory protein YycI, which translates to MDWSKTKSIFILAFLVLNTFLAIQYFNIIITNSRYDVIQKATIEEQLAAEGITYGELPKGNEKGAYITAESKVFSEEELKALSNQEILNVENNFTGLKAEFEKPIGLPETNTQTKLNQIVRENILYGDQYVLWKTDKVKNTIVYIQTYNDRMVFQDLSTDQNIGMLTLYLNDKNQIVSYEQTMLENIEDLEERQDTLPALKALEALYNKNDLKPNSKVTEVQFGYYTPFPLSGEQILAPTWHIVVNDKEDYYVNALEGQVIRSNEKLE; encoded by the coding sequence ATGGATTGGAGTAAGACGAAATCCATTTTTATACTGGCATTTCTGGTTCTGAATACATTTTTAGCGATACAATATTTTAATATTATCATTACAAACAGCAGATATGACGTCATTCAAAAAGCTACGATTGAAGAACAGCTTGCAGCTGAGGGAATTACCTACGGCGAGCTTCCTAAAGGAAATGAAAAAGGGGCTTACATCACAGCTGAAAGCAAGGTTTTCTCAGAGGAAGAACTGAAGGCATTATCCAATCAGGAGATTCTTAATGTTGAAAATAACTTCACCGGATTAAAAGCAGAATTTGAAAAGCCGATTGGACTGCCTGAGACAAATACTCAGACCAAATTGAATCAGATAGTCCGCGAGAACATTCTGTACGGAGATCAATATGTCTTATGGAAGACTGATAAAGTCAAAAATACGATTGTCTATATTCAAACATATAATGATAGAATGGTCTTTCAGGACCTTTCTACTGATCAAAACATCGGAATGCTGACCCTCTATTTAAATGATAAGAATCAGATTGTCAGCTATGAGCAGACAATGCTTGAAAATATTGAGGACCTGGAAGAAAGACAGGACACCCTCCCTGCCCTCAAGGCACTGGAGGCTCTCTACAACAAAAATGATTTAAAGCCAAACAGCAAAGTGACAGAGGTGCAATTTGGCTACTATACACCTTTTCCTTTATCAGGAGAACAGATTCTGGCGCCAACGTGGCATATCGTTGTAAATGATAAAGAAGATTATTATGTTAATGCATTAGAAGGACAAGTGATCCGATCTAATGAAAAATTGGAGTGA
- a CDS encoding MBL fold metallo-hydrolase, whose translation MSLQFSVLASGSTGNATYIETDQHSLLVDAGFSGKQMEVLFQMIGKKINQLSGILVTHEHSDHIKGLGILARKYNLPIYANEKTWNAMEGQIGAIHPDQKFIFQTGTVQSFGGLDVESFGVSHDAAEPMFYAFHHEGKKLALITDTGYVSDRMKGIIDNADAFVFESNHDVDMLRMGHYPWSVKRRILSDVGHVSNEDAALAMTDVIGDKTKRIYLAHLSKDNNMKELARMSVEQTLASKGFMSGEQFELYDTDPKNPTPLVTV comes from the coding sequence ATGAGCTTGCAATTCAGTGTTCTCGCAAGCGGAAGCACGGGCAATGCCACTTATATAGAAACAGATCAGCATTCATTGCTCGTTGATGCGGGATTCAGCGGAAAACAAATGGAAGTGCTGTTTCAGATGATCGGAAAGAAAATCAATCAGTTATCCGGTATTCTGGTTACCCACGAGCACAGTGATCATATAAAAGGTTTGGGGATTCTTGCAAGAAAATACAATTTGCCGATTTATGCGAATGAGAAAACGTGGAATGCGATGGAGGGGCAGATTGGAGCCATTCATCCTGATCAAAAGTTTATTTTCCAAACGGGCACCGTTCAGTCATTTGGAGGACTTGATGTAGAATCATTCGGCGTGTCGCATGATGCAGCAGAGCCGATGTTTTATGCCTTTCACCATGAGGGCAAGAAGCTGGCACTAATTACGGATACAGGGTATGTGAGTGACAGAATGAAAGGGATCATTGATAATGCGGATGCCTTTGTTTTTGAAAGCAACCATGATGTGGACATGCTCAGAATGGGTCACTATCCGTGGAGTGTCAAACGCAGGATATTAAGCGATGTCGGCCATGTATCAAATGAAGATGCTGCGCTTGCAATGACCGATGTAATCGGAGATAAAACAAAAAGAATTTACCTTGCGCATTTAAGCAAAGACAACAATATGAAAGAGCTCGCAAGGATGTCTGTGGAGCAGACTCTTGCGAGTAAAGGATTCATGTCCGGCGAACAGTTTGAATTGTACGATACAGATCCTAAAAACCCAACGCCTCTCGTTACTGTTTAA
- a CDS encoding YycH family regulatory protein, which translates to MNREQVKTVILVLLVCSSVFFTYNLWTFKPNYDFIQNSQYLENEPISQEKKEPANVIRPYQMFVHQNTEHYGTFKAEHIDFLWNQLRNWNISEVKNVSNRYTSDQLDEWLNGKSETKKIEFIFSDKIPFEIFQSILQYKSQKTIYSSFDRIVLPQGKANQPQKIIFVSVEQRLVYEASISSENAKNFIASIIEKKENLDPYVSIDLPEDKNLLLPEGKIELDQRKYIIESINGEDFKQALFTNPSYVRREMKPTQNVYTDGTSLLTVYPSQERLRFVNPTIDPSMFIERGKAMKQSIEFLNDHGGWTDEYQFYNMDPDSQLVSFRLMVDFIPVFENNTNTFGPTEISMRWGNNEIATYLRPLYGLDTGFVRNAVKMPNSTEILSLLEQKKSIEKENVKRVFPAYEMSATAEPRIVELKPYWYAETVSGQFIKLQTGNETLGGKTDGLE; encoded by the coding sequence ATGAATCGTGAACAAGTAAAAACAGTTATATTAGTGCTCCTGGTCTGCTCCAGTGTGTTTTTTACGTATAATCTGTGGACCTTTAAGCCTAACTATGACTTTATACAAAACAGCCAGTATTTAGAAAATGAACCTATCAGCCAAGAGAAAAAAGAGCCGGCCAATGTGATCCGTCCCTATCAGATGTTTGTCCATCAAAATACCGAGCATTATGGGACGTTTAAAGCTGAACATATTGATTTCCTATGGAATCAGCTGAGAAACTGGAATATCAGTGAAGTGAAAAATGTCTCAAACCGATATACCTCTGATCAGCTTGATGAGTGGCTGAATGGAAAAAGTGAAACGAAAAAAATAGAATTTATTTTCAGTGACAAAATTCCATTTGAAATCTTTCAATCTATCCTTCAATATAAATCGCAAAAAACAATCTACTCTTCTTTTGACCGGATTGTTCTGCCGCAGGGAAAAGCAAATCAGCCGCAAAAAATCATTTTCGTTTCTGTAGAGCAAAGACTGGTATATGAAGCATCGATCAGCAGCGAAAATGCAAAAAACTTCATAGCATCCATCATTGAAAAAAAGGAAAACCTGGACCCTTACGTTTCAATAGATCTCCCAGAAGATAAGAACTTGCTTCTTCCAGAGGGCAAAATTGAATTGGATCAGAGGAAGTATATCATTGAATCCATTAACGGTGAGGATTTCAAACAGGCGCTCTTTACGAATCCAAGCTATGTAAGAAGAGAAATGAAGCCTACTCAGAACGTCTATACAGACGGGACAAGCTTACTGACCGTTTATCCAAGCCAGGAGAGATTAAGGTTTGTCAATCCGACCATTGATCCGAGCATGTTTATTGAACGGGGCAAAGCTATGAAACAAAGCATTGAGTTCTTAAACGATCATGGCGGCTGGACAGATGAGTATCAGTTTTACAACATGGATCCTGACAGCCAGCTCGTCTCATTTCGTCTGATGGTTGACTTTATTCCAGTGTTTGAAAATAACACCAATACGTTTGGACCGACTGAAATTTCCATGCGCTGGGGCAATAACGAAATTGCGACATATTTGCGCCCTCTATACGGTTTGGATACAGGATTTGTTCGGAATGCAGTGAAAATGCCAAACAGCACAGAAATCCTGAGTCTGCTTGAGCAGAAAAAGTCCATTGAAAAAGAAAATGTGAAGCGGGTATTTCCTGCTTATGAAATGTCTGCAACTGCAGAACCGAGAATTGTTGAACTTAAGCCGTACTGGTACGCTGAAACGGTGAGCGGCCAATTTATAAAACTGCAAACAGGAAATGAAACGCTTGGAGGTAAAACTGATGGATTGGAGTAA